The Candidatus Methylomirabilis sp. genome contains a region encoding:
- the speD gene encoding adenosylmethionine decarboxylase, which produces MQALGKHLLVELHGCNPELLKKAEVVKEILVCAANACKATIVDTSFHEFNPFGVSGVVVIAESHISIHTWPEYRYAAVDIFTCGDVIKPDVAVEYIATRFQCKKPSVVEMRRGIIPGHHGKLTHKLSSSMEKAADADQELSLVH; this is translated from the coding sequence TTGCAAGCACTCGGGAAACACCTGTTGGTGGAACTACACGGCTGTAACCCGGAGCTGCTGAAAAAAGCTGAAGTGGTCAAGGAGATCCTGGTTTGCGCGGCGAATGCCTGCAAGGCCACCATCGTAGATACCTCCTTCCACGAGTTCAATCCTTTCGGTGTGAGCGGCGTGGTGGTGATCGCCGAATCCCATATCTCAATTCACACCTGGCCCGAATATCGATATGCGGCGGTTGACATTTTTACCTGTGGAGATGTCATCAAGCCTGATGTGGCGGTGGAATATATCGCCACCCGGTTTCAGTGCAAAAAACCGTCGGTCGTCGAGATGCGGCGGGGCATCATTCCTGGTCATCACGGGAAGCTTACCCACAAATTGAGTTCGTCTATGGAGAAGGCTGCCGATGCCGATCAAGAACTTTCGCTGGTTCATTGA
- the speE gene encoding polyamine aminopropyltransferase produces the protein MPIQDHQLLIEAFSPHEGHVHGVTGVIATSRSPYQTIEFVELGSYGKALILDGKVQSTMLDEFIYHESIVHPAMLCHPAPRRVFVVGGGEGAPLREILKHRSVESVLLVDIDSEVVELCRRHLPEMSAGAFEDERVRVEFRDARAFLESSDQTFDVMIIDISEPVEEGPAYLLFTQEFYKIVFNRLTEQGALAVQAGTISLSGLECFAAVHATLQSVFPVVAPYFADIPSFGRPWGFILAGKGTHPAQFSRDDIDRAIRSKMHGTLRYYDGETHTMSFSLPKHVRERLAMEKQIIEDNHPLFTFR, from the coding sequence ATGCCGATTCAAGATCACCAGTTACTGATTGAGGCGTTTAGCCCACACGAGGGCCATGTGCATGGCGTGACCGGCGTGATCGCTACGAGCCGGTCCCCATACCAGACTATCGAGTTCGTCGAGCTTGGGAGCTATGGGAAGGCGCTTATCCTGGATGGGAAGGTGCAGTCAACGATGTTAGATGAGTTCATCTATCACGAGAGCATCGTCCATCCGGCCATGCTCTGTCACCCAGCGCCGCGACGGGTCTTCGTCGTAGGAGGAGGGGAAGGCGCTCCTCTTCGAGAGATTCTCAAGCATCGAAGCGTGGAAAGCGTGCTCTTGGTAGATATCGATAGTGAGGTCGTGGAACTGTGCCGGCGCCACCTTCCAGAGATGAGCGCTGGAGCATTTGAGGATGAACGGGTTCGGGTCGAGTTTAGGGACGCCAGAGCCTTCCTGGAATCTTCGGACCAGACATTCGATGTGATGATCATCGACATCTCGGAACCTGTAGAAGAGGGCCCAGCGTATCTTCTGTTTACTCAAGAGTTCTATAAGATAGTGTTCAATCGACTCACCGAGCAGGGCGCGCTCGCCGTCCAGGCGGGAACGATCAGCCTCTCCGGTTTGGAATGTTTTGCCGCCGTACATGCTACGCTCCAGAGCGTTTTTCCCGTCGTCGCGCCCTACTTCGCGGACATCCCGTCCTTCGGCAGGCCATGGGGGTTCATCTTGGCCGGCAAAGGAACGCATCCTGCTCAGTTCAGCCGGGACGACATTGACCGTGCCATTCGGTCCAAGATGCACGGTACATTACGGTACTATGATGGTGAAACGCACACCATGAGCTTCTCACTTCCGAAACATGTAAGAGAGCGCTTGGCCATGGAAAAGCAGATTATCGAGGACAACCATCCTCTGTTCACATTCCGATAG